In the genome of Deltaproteobacteria bacterium, the window TCGGCACTGCCTCTTTCTCGGGTGGGTCACTATCGGTGCGGTCCCAGATGAGTATTGAGTGCATCCCCATCGCATTGGCACCGGGAATATCTTGTTGCAGTGAATCGCCGACAAAGAAGGCTTCCTGTGGCGTGCAGTCGGCACGACGAGCGGCTTCCTTGAAAATACGCAGATCTGGTTTGCAGGATTGCGCGTACTCACTCGACAAGATTGAGTCAAAATATGGCTTGATCTTACTGAGTTCGACCATGTGTTCGAGTTGGTCATCGTCGATATTGCTGACAATGCCGAGATGATAGCCGCGGTCACGCAGTGCCATGAGTGTAGCGAACACGCCTTCGCGTAACGTGAAGTCACGTTCACGGCGTTGCCACTGGACCTGACGATAACGGGCAAAGTGCTCTTCAGCCAAGGCAATACCAAGATCTCGCGCCATCGCTTGCAAGATATCGTGGAATAGGTCGCGATGGAGATAATAGGGGCGAGGCAGGTATTCATAAAAGACGCGCTTGAGCGCACCACGGTAGGCACGAAGAATTTCGCGCGGTTCAACCTCAGCACCTGCCCACTGCGCGATACCAACGACACTCTCGCGCTCCCCTGGAGCGACCGCTTCGTAATCGAACAATGTCCCACCAAAATCGAACAACACCGCTTTCATCTTGGGCATGGAAGAACTCCTTGGAATTTTTGTGGGCGACTTTTGTCGCCCACATTTATCTTCACATAGCGATATGAAATGTACGTGGTTCGGCCTCGTTTGGCGAGAGTGGGGAAGAGATGCGCATGTTGGGAGTAGATTTATCGCGTGATGGCTGGCTTCTTTTCAGCGGACGGATCATCCGCCTGTTTTCGTATGGTTTTCTTTCCATCATTCTCGCATTGCATTTAGCTGCGGTC includes:
- a CDS encoding HAD family hydrolase, whose protein sequence is MPKMKAVLFDFGGTLFDYEAVAPGERESVVGIAQWAGAEVEPREILRAYRGALKRVFYEYLPRPYYLHRDLFHDILQAMARDLGIALAEEHFARYRQVQWQRRERDFTLREGVFATLMALRDRGYHLGIVSNIDDDQLEHMVELSKIKPYFDSILSSEYAQSCKPDLRIFKEAARRADCTPQEAFFVGDSLQQDIPGANAMGMHSILIWDRTDSDPPEKEAVPKSVIRKIPELLDLMHQVES